Proteins from a genomic interval of Papaver somniferum cultivar HN1 chromosome 4, ASM357369v1, whole genome shotgun sequence:
- the LOC113273568 gene encoding putative F-box/FBD/LRR-repeat protein At1g78760 produces MEEMRNVPFSNNQDRLSNLPESLIHHILSFLDMKYVVQTSILSRKWRYTWTTVSTLVFESDAFNDSGEKKVQSFMRFVTSILMLNISDIDKFDLYYSWDSDKIAKHLNTWILAVVKRKVQELNIQIEYSIAWTMRLPHCLVTSESLTRLLLDFPGSLVLPDSMNLPRLKSLYLGALEIDDIKCVNKLLSSCPVLESLVIKEFCVRAGHELRVNICKLKDLDICPCHCGESALRIIKLCTPNLTSFTCEDYMINEYCLENLSSLATANVQMTKGVGDTNIGKEDLFLKRILVFLMAFQNVNELTLSSDFLQVLSEVPSLIECQLPQFRNLRYLKLDMRFIRCCLFPLAYLLTSSPCMESLFITSKELDSEDDGEVVLSGSCILSHLKYIEMREVKGCNNELIFLEFVLKNAIVLEEMVLYFCDAGSSPSTNTRGVPDKLNVMKKFSEKVKALPRVSSSLIMLFC; encoded by the exons ATGGAAGAAATGAGAAATGTGCCATTTTCAAACAATCAAGACAGACTCAGTAATTTACCAGAGTCTCTAATTCATCACATCCTTTCATTCCTGGACATGAAATATGTAGTCCAAACCAGCATTTTGTCTAGAAAATGGAGGTATACGTGGACCACTGTCTCCACTCTAGTCTTTGAGTCTGATGCATTTAACGATTCCGGTGAAAAGAAGGTGCAATCGTTCATGAGATTTGTTACAAGTATACTCATGCTTAACATCTCCGACATCGACAAATTTGATCTTTATTATAGTTGGGATTCGGATAAGATTGCAAAACATCTTAATACATGGATCCTTGCTGTTGTAAAACGTAAAGTTCAAGAACTAAATATTCAGATCGAATATAGTATTGCTTGGACTATGAGGCTTCCTCATTGTCTTGTTACTTCTGAATCGTTAACCAGGTTGTTACTTGATTTTCCTGGCTCGTTAGTTCTTCCTGACTCGATGAATTTACCTCGGCTCAAATCTTTGTATCTGGGTGCATTAGAAATTGATGATATAAAATGTGTTAATAAGCTCCTATCAAGTTGCCCAGTTCTTGAATCCCTTGTAATAAAAGAGTTTTGCGTAAGAGCAGGCCATGAATTGAGGGTGAATATTTGTAAACTCAAGGACTTGGACATATGCCCTTGTCATTGTGGCGAGAGTGCGCTAAGAATTATCAAGTTGTGTACACCAAATCTCACATCCTTCACGTGTGAAGACTACATGATAAATGAATATTGTCTAGAAAACCTTTCTTCTCTAGCCACTGCTAATGTTCAAATGACAAAAGGAGTAGGAGATACAAATATTGGAAAAGAAGATCTGTTTCTTAAGCGTATATTGGTGTTTTTGATGGCATTTCAGAATGTGAATGAACTGACGTTATCGTCGGATTTTCTTCAG GTTCTCTCAGAAGTTCCCAGTTTGATAGAGTGCCAACTTCCTCAATTTCGTAATCTACGATATTTGAAACTGGATATGCGTTTTATCAGATGCTGCTTGTTTCCATTAGCTTACTTACTGACGAGCTCACCATGTATGGAATCACTTTTTATCACATCAAAGGAG CTGGATTCTGAAGACGATGGCGAAGTGGTGTTATCAGGGTCGTGCATATTGTCTCACCTTAAATATATCGAAATGAGAGAAGTTAAAGGATGTAATAATGAACTTATATTTCTGGAATTTGTACTGAAGAATGCCATAGTTTTGGAGGAAATGGTTTTGTATTTCTGCGACGCTGGAAGCTCACCCTCAACGAATACAAGAGGCGTACCTGATAAATTGAATGTAATGAAGAAGTTCAGTGAGAAGGTAAAAGCACTTCCAAGAGTTTCTTCAAGTTTGATAATGCTCTTCTGTTGA
- the LOC113273569 gene encoding isovaleryl-CoA dehydrogenase, mitochondrial-like: protein MDPAQKKKYLLKLISGEHVGALATSEPNAGSNVVSMKCKADRVDGGYVINGNKMWCTNGPVAQTLVFGLQSKSSTLVIFKQQLNLRKRSLGMLLVIF from the exons ATGGACCCTGCTCAGAAAAAGAAGTACTTACTCAAG TTGATCAGTGGGGAACACGTTGGAGCTTTGGCTACGAGTGAACCCAATG CTGGATCTAATGTTGTTAGCATGAAATGCAAAGCTGATCGCGTAGATGGTGGTTATGTTATTAATGGAAACAAGATGTGGTGCACGAATGGCCCAGTTGCTCAAACATTG GTATTTGGGCTTCAGTCAAAAAGCAGTACTCTGGTGATATTTAAGCAGCAGCTGAATCTACGTAAGCGGAGTCTCGGGATGCTTCTGGTGATATTTTAG